The following DNA comes from Streptomyces globosus.
CGTCGCCGCCGCGTTGAGGGAGGCGGCCGCGGCCAGCTCCACCAGGCGGCGTTCGTCCCACTCCACCGAGCCCGGGGGAGGGGTGAGGGAACCGAGCTCGCTCAGTACCGTCGTCGCCGTCGGGAGGGTTTCGAGGCGCGCAAGCCGGTCGGCCGTCTTGCCCAGGCGGGTGGCGTAGTCGAGCAGGCCCGGCGCCGTCGGGGTGTCCGGGGCGTCGTCCTCGCGGACGTCCAGGGCCAGCAGGCCCGCGCCCAGTGCCTCCTCCGTCGCCTTGCGGTTCGGCTGGTGCTGGAACTCGGCTTCCTCCGGCTCCAGCTGCTCCACCTCCACCACCGCCCGCACGGCGGCCAGCGCCAGCGCACGCCGCTGCTCGCGCTCAGCGAGCTGCGTGCCACGGCGTACGGCGAGGGCGTCGGCGATCTCCGCGGCGGAGGCGACCCGGCCCAGGCCGGAGAGGAGGTCCATGATCTCGGCGCGCAGCGCCTGCACCGCCGGGTGCTTCTTCCAGCGCTTGCGCTCCTCCTTGAGGAGCTGCGGGATGCGGCCGGCCGACAGGCCGAGGGCGTCCGCGACGTCCTTCTGCTTGGGCCAGACGCCGATGTCCGGCAGGTCGCCCTGCGCGTTGGGCAGGCGCAGGAGCAGGCGTACGGTCTCGACCTTGTTGTGGTTCGAGCGGTTGTTGTTGAGCTCCGGGACGAAGATCGTGGCCAGGGTGTCCAGGCTGACGGCCCGCAGCGCGGAGCCGGACAGGCCTCCGGCGTTCTCACCGGAGGCCAGGGCGCCGAGCAGCACGGACTCGGTGCCGGACAGCTGGGCCAGTTCCTCCTTGGCCTCGGCCCGGCCCCGTGGGGTGAGCGGCGAGACCGGCGACTCGCGGAGGCGGTCGCCCCATTCGCGCTGGCGGCGCTGGACCTCGCTGCGGGTCTTCGCGCCCAGCCCGGGGGCGTTGAGCAGCTTGCGGCGGCTGTAGTCGAGGAGCTCGCCGACCGTGGTGACGTCCAGGCCGTAGAGGAAGGCCTCGGCGGCCGGGGTGAGGCCGGCGGCCGACAGGTGGGTGTCGCGGGTGACCTCGGCCGCCAGCTGCTCCCGCTGCTGCTCCGCGGTGAGCGGTTCGGCGTCCGCGATGGTGGCCTGGCCGGTGACGGCGGCAGGATGCTCCGCCGGCTCCGGGTGGCGGGAGCGGTGGCCGGACGGGACGGTCTGCGACGCGTCCAGGAAGATCTTCTTCCAGGCGTCCCGCATCGGCTTCAGCTCGGGGAAGCGCCGGGCAGCATCCCGGTGCAGGGCCTTCTCGAAGAAGGAGACCAGGCCGTCGCGCACGGCTGGCTCGAAGGCGTCCTTCGCGATGGTCGGGTACGGGTGCTGCTTCGGGTCCGTCATCCGGGGCAGCACCGAGCCGTCGCCCCACTTGGGGAGTTCGCCCGAGGCCATCTGGTGCAGGGTGACCGCGACCGCGTACCGCTCGGCGTGGGAGTCGTAGGCGGTGCGGGTCAGCGTCCCGATGAACGGGTCGAGGTAGCCCTCCGTACCGGCCTCGTAGTCCTTCGCCGGGTATCCGGCCAGGGAGAAGTCGATGAGGACGAGCTCGCGGGTGCGGTTCGGGCGGATGCGGATGGCGATGTTGTCCGGCTTGATGTCGCGGTGCCAGACGCTCTCGCCCTCCAGGAAGTCGACGGCGCCGAAGAGGTAGTCGCCGTACGCCTCCAGCTGGTCGATCTGGAGCCGGCCGCTCTCGCGCAGCTGGCGGGCCACGGTCTCCTCGCGGCGGCGGGTGCGGGGGGTTCCGGATTCCTCGCCCTCGCCGGTCTCCTCCCGTTCGTCGCCCACGTACTCCAGGACGAGGACCGTACGGTCGGCGATCTTCAGCGGTTCCGGCTCGACGAGCCGGATGACGCGGGAGTCGGCACGCAGCCGCCCCATGACCTCGGCCTCGTGGGCGAGGATCTCGCCCCGGCTGTCGGAGAGCGCCACCTTGAGGACGGCCAGGGGCCGCGTCTTGCGCTCCTCGGCCTCCAGGTCGCGTACGAGGAAGGCACGGCTGGTGGAGCCGGTGCCCAGGCGGCGCCGGACCTGCCAGCGCCCGCCGAGTACGTCGCCGGCGACCGCTTCGAGCGGGTCCTTCTCGGGGGCCTCCGGGGCCGGGGGCGCTGCGGGCGCGGTGAGGGAGTCCTCGACGAGTTCCAGCATCTCGAGGAACTCGTCGACGGTGGAGAGTCGCTGGCCGGGCCGGTAGGCGGTGGCCGCCTGCACCAGGTCGTCGATGTCCTCGGAGAGGCCGTCCACCAGCGAGCTGGGGCGCAGGCCCTCGCCCGCTTCGAGGCGCGTCAGCAGTTCTGCCTGGCTGGCGGCCGGGGCCTTGCCCGTCACCAGCAGGTAGGTGAGGACGCCGAGGCCGTAGACGTCCAGGTAGACCGGGTCGGCGTTGAGGGCGGTCAGTTCGGGGGCGAGGTACGGGTCGGAGCCCTCCGGCAGGTGCATCGCAGACAGCGCGGTCGGGGCGAAGCGGGTCCCGCCCTGCCCGGAGCTGCCCGCGCCGCTGCGCTGCGTGGCGATCTGCCAGTCGGAGATCTGCAGGTGCGGGGAGAGCCAGGCCGCGTCCTCGCCGACGGCCTGTCCCTCGCGGCCGCGGTTGCGCGGCATGACGTGCACGGAGCGGGCGGCGAGTGCCCGGTGGTGGATGCGGCTGGAGTGGGCGGAGCGCATCGTCTCGGCGAGCTGCCGGACGAGGGCCATGCGGCCGAGGATGTCGAGCTTCTCCCCGTACTGGAGGAGGTACTCGTCCAGGCGCAGGGTCTGCGGGTGGTAGTCGAAGATCAGGGCGGGGCCCCAGGCGTGCCCCGACGGGTCGTACTGCTTGAGCTGGACGACGCCGGGGTGGCGGAAGCGGCGCAGGACCGCCGCCTCGCGGCGGGCGGCGCTCTCCACGGACTGCCGGATCGAGGCGTCCGAGCCGCGCTCGCGCAGGTAGATGCGGACGCGGGCGACCTCGGGCAGCTCGGTGTGCTCGGCGAGGTAGTCGGCCCAGGTCTCGCCGGAGTCGAAGGCCTTCCGCTTCAGCTCGTACGGCCCGACCTTGTACCGGGCGTCGCTGGGGCGGACGCCGACCCGCTCCAGGGCGGTCTTGATCTCGCGGGAGTCGATGGCGGTGATCCGCCGGCGCTCGTCGCGCGGGGGCTGGTTCAGCATCGCGACCAGCTCGGTGATCGTGTAGACGCCGTTCTCGTCGTGGGCGGGGAGCCGTACACGCAGGTCGTCGGCCGTGAAGCAGACGGCCTCGGCGACCCAGACGCGCTTGCCGTTCTGGCCGAGCAGCCCCGCCAGCTCCTTGGCCTTCTTGTTGACCAGGTGCAGCGGGTTGCCGTGAGTGACGCGGCGACCGTTGGGCGTGGTCTGGACCCAGGTGCCGTTCTCGCTGGTCAGGGAGCCGTGCCAGTTCTTCAGCTCGATCATGCAGACGCCGCCGGGGGCGACGACGAGGAGATCGATCTCGCGGACGTGTCCGGTGTTCGCGGTGAAGGTGAAGTTCGACCAGGCCCGCCAGGGATCCGCGTCGGGCAGCTTCTCGCGGATGGACTCCAAGCCGCGGTGTTCGTGCTCGTACTCGGACTCGGTGACCGTGGTCCACCGGCCTTCCCGCATGTGCGGCCCCCGCTTCGTCGCTTCCTGCTGAGAGCTGACCGGCTCAGCCATCCGGCGGAGGGGAAGCTCTCGGCAGATCCTAACGGCGGCAGCGACATCGGGGGCAGCCGAGACGAAGCGGGCAGGGAGCTGCCGGGCGGTGGCCGCATGCGATCCGGCCACCATGGCCATGGTTCCGGCCGCGGGCCGGGGCGGTGCCACGCCGCAGACGATGCCTTCTCTAAGATCACCGAACAGATTGCGGCCCGACGGGCTTCCCCGCGAGGACATGCCCCCACCCGCACGAGCTACTCGTGCCCTGGGGGAACCACCTCGTGTCCATGCTCCTGCTGAAGCTTTCGGCGCAGGATCTGCTCACCCTGCATGCGCGCCGCCACATGGTGCCGCACCTCGCTGCGCGCTGGCGGTACTTCCGCGGCTCGGACGCCTCGCTCACGGAGCGCTCTGCCTGGGCGGAGAGTCTGATCAGCCTCGCGAACGATCTGGTCGCCGCCGACCGCGGGAACGTGGAAATGGTCGTCGAGTGCGCCGCCACCATGGACGAGTCCGACCAGCCGGAACCCCGGCTGATCGACGTCGTGCTGGTCGGCCGCCATCCGCACGAGCACCGGCCCTCCGTGCAGCTCGTCGAATTGAAGCGCTGGTCGACGGTGACCAGGATCGAACAGGCAACCGCGGATTGGGTCCACGTGGCGGGCATGGGGGCGAAGAAGCATCCCGCGCTGCAGTTGCGCGAGTACTACGAGGCGTTCACGAGCGACAGGGGCCCCTTCAGGAACACCGAATTCGAGTGCGGGGGTTTCGCTTACCTGCACAACGCCACGGACGACTCGGTGCGTCCGCTGATCGGCGTGGACGCGCCCACGGGCGCGTACGCACGCGTGTACACGGCTGATCGGCGGGCCCGGCTCCTCGATGACATCAGGGCGAGCTTCGACGCCGAGGGCGGCGCGGCCGAGGCCGTGACCATGTTGGAGACCATGGGGCTGCGCAACACACCGCTGCTCGATGCGATGAACTGGTCCCGAGGCGATGACACCGTCTTCGTCCTCCGCGGGCGCCAGAAGGTGGTCGCGGACCAGATCCTCGAAGCGGCGGCCAAGGTACTGCCCGACCCGGAGCATCCCGCGCTGGTCCCCGACGAGAGGCGTGTGGTCTTCCTGGTCACAGGTGGTGCCGGTACCGGCAAGAGCGCCATCGGCCTGCAGGTCAAGGCGCAGCTCGAGGCGCAGGGGCGCACCGTGAAGTACGCCAGCGGGAGCAGGGCCTTCAACGCGGCCATTCAGGAGCACGTCGGATACGGGGACAAGCAGTTCAGGGAGACGTTCACCTACTTCAGCAACTTCGTGGACACCTCGGTGCCCCCGGTGGACGTGCTGATCTGCGACGAGGCGCATCGACTGCGGGATCGCTCGACGAACCGGTTCTGGACGCCGGAGCAGCGGGAGATCTGGGGGAAGGGACCGCAGGTGGACGAGCTCCTCGACGCCTCACGCCTGACGGTGTTCTTCCTGGACGAAGGCCAGTCCGTGCGTCCGAAGGAAGTCGGAACCGTCGCACTGATCAAGGATGCGGCCGAGCGCCGCGGTGCCGACCTGCTCGAATACGGACTGCGCGAGCAGTTCCGCTGTGGTGGCAGTGGCTCGTACATCAGCTGGGTGCGCGAAGTCCTGGGCGTGACGGACAAGAAGCCGGAGCCCTGGAGGCCGGACGGACTGATGCACATCGAGGTGGCGGAGACCCCGGAGGAACTCGAACGGATCATCCTGACCGAGGCCCGGGCCGGCGCGTCCGCACGCATGGTCGCGGGGTACTGCTGGCCCTGGACGGAGCCCTTGGGCGAGGAGAAGCGTCTGGAGGCCGATGTCCGCATCGGGGACTGGCACCGGCCGTGGAACGCGAAGAGCGAGAGCTACTGTGCGGACGGGGTGCCGCCGTCGGACATCTGGTCCGTCCACCCCAAGGGCCTCGGCCAGATCGGGTGCGTCTACACGGCGCAGGGCCTCGAATGGGACTGGTGCGGGGTGATCATGGGCGATGACATGGTGCGCCGTGGCGATCAGTGGGTGTTCCAGCGCGGAAAGGAGCGGAAGGAAGGCCCGGATTCGGACATCAAGCGTGTTGATGTGCCCGGTTCGCTGGATCCCAAGGTCAGCTCGTCCAGTGTGGCCGACGACGACTTCGCGCGGCTGGTCCGACAGGCGTACCACGTGCTGTTGACCCGGGCGAGCCGTGCGACGGTGCTGTACTCCACGGACGAGGAAACCCGCAGGTACCTGAAGAAGCTTGTGGGCCAGGTGGAGATCCACGGGCTTCGACCCACCTGGCTGAACCTTCCGAAGGAGGCTCGTACACCGCACCTGCCGCGCGCCAACGGGAGGCGCAACAAGCGCAAGCGGGGGAAGTCGTCGGGCTCCGATCTCCGGCTGTTCTGACAGCGGACCGGGCTGTGGGGTGGCGGGCTCTCCGGGCCCGCCACGTACCTGCTCAGAAGAACAGGTCTGCCACCGCGGTCAGTGCCGTCACCAGAAGACTGGAGACGACTCCGGCAGCGATGTCGATCAGGATTCCGCGAATCCGCTCACGACGCGCAGGCTTGCACTCGACGGGGGTCATACGGCCACTCCAGGCTGTGAGTTCGGAATGGCAGGGGGCACCCTACCGGGCAGCCACGCTCGCGTCGTGTGTCGCCACACGACGGGCACAACCATTCGTCACCGACAGCCTGTTCGGCCTCTTGCATGAACCTCAGCCTCGTACCC
Coding sequences within:
- the pglW gene encoding BREX system serine/threonine kinase PglW encodes the protein MREGRWTTVTESEYEHEHRGLESIREKLPDADPWRAWSNFTFTANTGHVREIDLLVVAPGGVCMIELKNWHGSLTSENGTWVQTTPNGRRVTHGNPLHLVNKKAKELAGLLGQNGKRVWVAEAVCFTADDLRVRLPAHDENGVYTITELVAMLNQPPRDERRRITAIDSREIKTALERVGVRPSDARYKVGPYELKRKAFDSGETWADYLAEHTELPEVARVRIYLRERGSDASIRQSVESAARREAAVLRRFRHPGVVQLKQYDPSGHAWGPALIFDYHPQTLRLDEYLLQYGEKLDILGRMALVRQLAETMRSAHSSRIHHRALAARSVHVMPRNRGREGQAVGEDAAWLSPHLQISDWQIATQRSGAGSSGQGGTRFAPTALSAMHLPEGSDPYLAPELTALNADPVYLDVYGLGVLTYLLVTGKAPAASQAELLTRLEAGEGLRPSSLVDGLSEDIDDLVQAATAYRPGQRLSTVDEFLEMLELVEDSLTAPAAPPAPEAPEKDPLEAVAGDVLGGRWQVRRRLGTGSTSRAFLVRDLEAEERKTRPLAVLKVALSDSRGEILAHEAEVMGRLRADSRVIRLVEPEPLKIADRTVLVLEYVGDEREETGEGEESGTPRTRRREETVARQLRESGRLQIDQLEAYGDYLFGAVDFLEGESVWHRDIKPDNIAIRIRPNRTRELVLIDFSLAGYPAKDYEAGTEGYLDPFIGTLTRTAYDSHAERYAVAVTLHQMASGELPKWGDGSVLPRMTDPKQHPYPTIAKDAFEPAVRDGLVSFFEKALHRDAARRFPELKPMRDAWKKIFLDASQTVPSGHRSRHPEPAEHPAAVTGQATIADAEPLTAEQQREQLAAEVTRDTHLSAAGLTPAAEAFLYGLDVTTVGELLDYSRRKLLNAPGLGAKTRSEVQRRQREWGDRLRESPVSPLTPRGRAEAKEELAQLSGTESVLLGALASGENAGGLSGSALRAVSLDTLATIFVPELNNNRSNHNKVETVRLLLRLPNAQGDLPDIGVWPKQKDVADALGLSAGRIPQLLKEERKRWKKHPAVQALRAEIMDLLSGLGRVASAAEIADALAVRRGTQLAEREQRRALALAAVRAVVEVEQLEPEEAEFQHQPNRKATEEALGAGLLALDVREDDAPDTPTAPGLLDYATRLGKTADRLARLETLPTATTVLSELGSLTPPPGSVEWDERRLVELAAAASLNAAATPRLEIYPRDLSLVRALRLTQAGLVRLIPNVPEARQPGVTSEDVHERVRARFPELVLPDSRGGLTHELPTGGPLTKALRDAGFDLTLSMREDTKTLRYLPTRMDSASSYLTTGAWRQATDVGAVTRYADDPALAAAVRAKERLAASARRDGYRVLTVHHHRPEEATRALSAAPIGAQAVSVTALFLEAMHALAPEGSKPTWETLLKADVAEPGSRGAMKFAEYARTAWGTVEPQIRTLLAPSAGTGPVLLTEAAAFARYDAMGVLDRLAEAARQGGRGLWLLVPQSDPAREPKLGQVAVAYQAGLGEWIELPDSWVKDASTSRTAVTDGTEGDTK
- a CDS encoding DUF2075 domain-containing protein; translated protein: MLLLKLSAQDLLTLHARRHMVPHLAARWRYFRGSDASLTERSAWAESLISLANDLVAADRGNVEMVVECAATMDESDQPEPRLIDVVLVGRHPHEHRPSVQLVELKRWSTVTRIEQATADWVHVAGMGAKKHPALQLREYYEAFTSDRGPFRNTEFECGGFAYLHNATDDSVRPLIGVDAPTGAYARVYTADRRARLLDDIRASFDAEGGAAEAVTMLETMGLRNTPLLDAMNWSRGDDTVFVLRGRQKVVADQILEAAAKVLPDPEHPALVPDERRVVFLVTGGAGTGKSAIGLQVKAQLEAQGRTVKYASGSRAFNAAIQEHVGYGDKQFRETFTYFSNFVDTSVPPVDVLICDEAHRLRDRSTNRFWTPEQREIWGKGPQVDELLDASRLTVFFLDEGQSVRPKEVGTVALIKDAAERRGADLLEYGLREQFRCGGSGSYISWVREVLGVTDKKPEPWRPDGLMHIEVAETPEELERIILTEARAGASARMVAGYCWPWTEPLGEEKRLEADVRIGDWHRPWNAKSESYCADGVPPSDIWSVHPKGLGQIGCVYTAQGLEWDWCGVIMGDDMVRRGDQWVFQRGKERKEGPDSDIKRVDVPGSLDPKVSSSSVADDDFARLVRQAYHVLLTRASRATVLYSTDEETRRYLKKLVGQVEIHGLRPTWLNLPKEARTPHLPRANGRRNKRKRGKSSGSDLRLF
- a CDS encoding DUF6408 family protein translates to MTPVECKPARRERIRGILIDIAAGVVSSLLVTALTAVADLFF